acgtgtgtatgtatgtgtgtgtgtgtatgtgtgtagctTAATAACGGCCTAGCAAATTACACTGGCCTCATTCTGCACTGTGAACCAGAGAAAAACTCACCTATTTATGTGGTTAGAGCTAGAGCCCAGCTGATACTCCTACATTTAATTCAACTCTTTACACTGGctagtattttttatttttttagcatgtGTTAATTGAAAAgtgcattaaaaaagaaagtgtcAGTGGATAAAGTAAAGACAAACCTGTTTCTAAATTACCTCAAATGTACTCTGGTTTTTGTGTGCTGCAGTTTGTCTTTACCCACCAACATAAGCTAAATCTGGtttgtttgtcatgtgggcTCTAGTTTCACTTTTGCTCAGAAGCTATGGAACACATGTCACTTTATACTTTAAGCTGTACTGCATTATTTATCAGAATGCTTTATGTATTGACTGCAGACAAAGTGTCAAATCACACCCAGACTCCTGAGCTGTGAACATTAAAACTATTTCTATTACTATTTAAATTACTATGTAGCAAAGATTTAtttacccaaaaaaaaaaaaatccatcattcCATTTTATTCCTTCATTTCAAATGCTGCCCTTCATTactgaagacagaaaaatagCCAACATTTTTGGCCTTGTTCTTCTTaaaagatcacacacacacacacacacacgcacacacacacacacacacacacacacacacacagagatagatagatagatagataaaatgttttttttttggtattgtgATGTACTGTATAcactcactttattaggtacaccttgctaatacCTGTTTGGACCCCCCTTTGCCACTTTGTGAAGTGGTGTGTTATCCtcccatcagaagatgggtacaccgTGGTAAtaattcaatttcagttttattaatataatgCCAATTCACAGTCACCTTAagttgctttatattgtaggttaaaaatataaaccaaccctaaagggatggacatggtcagcaagagtactcaggtaggctgtgacatttaaatggTGCTCATTTGGTGCTcaagtttgccaaaaaaatattCCACACACCATCATACCTTCAGTAGCAGCCTGAACCGTTGATAcaaggatggatggatccacgctttcatgttgtttacaccaaattctgaccctagcATCCAAATGTTGCATCAGAAAtcaaggcaacatttttttctgtcttctgttgtccaatctTCTGAGCCTCTGCActttgtagcctcagtttcctgttcttagttgacaggaGGTTCAACGTGTTGTACTTTGGttataacaagtggttatttgagttactgttgccttctgattggctcaaaGCAGcttggccattctcctctgatctctgccATCAACAACACATTTTCTCTCACAGAACTGCagttcactggatattttctctttttcagaccattctctgtaaaccccagggATGGTTGGTGTGGGAACCAACAACCACGCCCCGTTCaaagtcacctttcttccccgcTCTGAACCTGGGTTTGAAATTTAGCAGGTcattttaaacaggaagaaacctctggcagaaccaggctcagggaggtggGGACTGGAAGttaaaacagttaaaataaaagataaaaggtAAAAGCAGTTACAATGAAGGGGAATCAGGGCTGATCTGATACCCTTGAGGACCAGTGCAGGGATGTGAATAAGGACAGACAGGCTCCTGAGGCTGTCAGCAGGAAGGAGGGGATCGAGGTGCTCCAGCAGTGATAGCAGATCTTCTCCAGTGTTTCCAAAGAAGGTTGCCTCTGTCTGGGCTTGAACTGGTCCAGCGTAGGAAGCCAATGATGTGGATGCAGAGGAGCCTGCATGAGAAGTAGGGAGGACCTGATTCACACAGGGACACTGACACTTGGCCTCTTGAGCTTCCTCTACGGGTTTAGATGCAGAcgctgcaacacaaacaaaaatgcagtgagtcttcagagacttttaaaaaaataaaaaataccttCAAGAGAAGATGTTGATTCTTAAACCTGCAGTGAGCAACATTTAAtggaaataatgaataaattgaCATTTGAGAGTCACAGCGAGGTCAGTTCTTCAGGATATGAGGAGGTTCTGTACATCAGTTGTTTTGTCATGGTGGTCAAATTCACAGTGTTTTGTCCACAGTGTACTAACCACTGTGgacagaagaacacactgtcagcatccaCACTGCTCCTACACATAACTACAGGACAGCtggtacacatgcacaaacatgagtataaaacattaacagatgcATAAATCTATGCAGAGTTACACATTTACCCTGTATCCCACGACCACATTCACAGCTGCACTCCCATTTATATTGAATTCAGACTTCACCTTTGGCCTCTGCTCCTTCAGAAAGAGCATGAAGGCATTTGGCGGCTTCTTGATGTACGGCCGGTCCTCATCCTGCTGATGATGCTTCCTCTTTCTACAGGAGTAAAACACAGAGTAAGAGCACAAGTTACCACTGTGTACAACTGTGaggaaagtattttaaaaacacaagtaaAGCTGTGAAGCTGAATCAAAGCTCGATTAAAGGAGGCTGATTACAATAATTCATGCAGGCATCTGCAGATAAATGACAGATGCTGCAAATCATGATCCAGTCCCGCAGGTGCTGAACCATGCTGTCAGGAATCCTGAGCACGTTGTTACACTggaaacacacaaaccacagaACAGGTTATCACACAAGCTGCAATAGTGTCATTTATCCACCAGGTGGCAGAATTTACCCTCTTTTAGACATAAACGCTGAAACTGAACATGCGACAGCTGTGAGATGAAAACAATATGCAGGTGAATAATCATAATGTGCCTGAATGTCTGTGCTGAGGCTCACAGAGGTCAGTAATATGTGGAAGAGCACAGTGTGAGAACAGGAGCTTACTGGGTctgaaggagcagcaggaggaacagCGGCTGCTGTGAGGACTGCCGTTTGCAGGCCACTGATTCAGCAGGTTCTGTGGAGGGAAGGAGAAGGTTCAAAATCCATAATACTGACACTAAGTACAGCATTTCAAAGACAGTATGTGTAGATTATTATTTCTAACACAATACGCAAAGTGGATAAATccaacttttctttcttttatctgTATTCCTTCATTAGTGATTTTCAAGACAGAGCACAAAGAAGGGGTGCCAGGTGGGGTGCTAAAAGTTAAATTATTAGAAAATTTGTGGTGGGTATGCAGTCCagtgagtgcccttctagtcaTTAGTCATGGATGCCATGACCTAACAACCAAGGTTTAGGTGAACATTAGGTGTGCCAAATGGAgtctaataaaaaaacaaagcaagactATGAGGAAGATATTtgttaaaatgatgttttcGTAATAATTTTTACtggaaagacacacaaaaatggCAACAATATCATTAAATTACATCACATCATTCTGTGATCGAACGAGACCCAATGTCCACTAGAGGGGACAGAAgatgataaataaaattttgaaaaaaaaaaaattgatgcaaCTTGTTTCGTTGAACCACAATACTTAAATTAtctaaaaaatatcaaaacatttttttcttctgggtCTCAGGAGGCTCTGCATGTCCTGACATTTTGGTTTCAAAAATAttcaattaaaaacaatttgtgcacttttagtaTTGAAACTGAGTTGGCCCACGTGTGGTTGTGGACTTTGTTACTAtattgggcttttaatgatttctttaaactgttctttttccagggttgACTGATTGTGTGTGACTTGTGTGCGCAAGTTTGAATTATTTTGGATTCtctcaactgaaatttgcagctgcccacattgACGAGCCAAATgctggagaaaagttttatggtcaaacgagacaaagattgagctgtttggccacaatggcAAGAGGTATGTAcagaggagtaaaggtgaggctttcaaacctgagAACACTGAACCAGCTgccaagcatggtggtggtagcatcatgctccgGGGCTactttgctgccagtggtactggtacatcgcacaaagtggatggaataatgatggaggaggactacctccaaatacttcaacttcacctcaaatcagcagctacagctgcagttgaaacttggacatggtttggtgttccagcaggacaatgatcccaaacacacatcagaacTGGTTAACACATAGCTGCTGGAATGGCCTTCCAGTGGTTCGGGTTTTCCTGCCGCCCTTTTGTTTCTGTATCTTTGCCTCTTTGCTTCTGTGTCTCATGTCTGTCCTGTTGATTGTGCCCTTTGTTTTCTGCCTGTTGTCAATGAAGATTATTGTTcccttttgttttcctgctcAGTTCTAGTCTCATCTCCGGGTTTAGTCTGTCTCTTTCCTGTATTGCTTATCTTCTGTCTTGCTGTAAAGTTCATGTGTCTTATTGTTGGTCTTTGTGTTGCTACTTCCTTTATGCTGATCTTTatgctgtttgctgtttgcttCATGTGTTGCTtctctcccagctgtttccGCTTGTCTCATTACCTTGTGTGTTTCCCTTTGGTCTTTGTCGCGTCGTCCCGTCATGgtggtgtgtttgtctgttccttgttttgCATGAAGATTCTCGGTTTTTGGATTATTGGCCCAAGTTCTGCTCCTTGGAGGATTTTTGCATGCATCCTGAGATCTCAGTAATAAAGCCAATCAAGTTTGTGTCTGCCCaccgagtcctgcatttgggtcctaaaAGCCTGCCACACCGCCCACCTTGACAAACTCTACCAACTATGCTAAGAATGGTCAAATATGCAGCCAGAATGATGCCAGACGCTTGTTGACGGCTACCAAAAGTGTCTTGTCAAGGTGCAACTTCATAAGGAACATTTAACCAAATCAAATTTGAGCCTGTGTGTCTACTTTTGaacctgtgtggattagagaaaatccaaaatcaaTTCAAACGCGTGCACCCAATTCCTGTTTTttagtcattaaaaatgtttgcttACAATCATTACACCCTGGAaaaggaacagttcaaagaaatcattaaaagcccaaaattaccattcatgcccatgatgagtggatgcagacttctgaccacaactatacgatattacaataataataattaatataatcattattattattattatctgtgAGCTGTATTAAGCTGTTGAGTAACATGGAGCACGGTGCTCCCAGAGCTGAGCAGTATAAGGCACAGATGCACACGCCCACAGCGTATCTGCAGCATCGTGGTGCACCCATGCTCTGCCCTCCTCTGATCCAGGGACAGCTTGAAAACCGGCAGCATGGAGCACATGTCCTCTCCGGTCAGATTCCACAGCAATAAAAAAGGTAAGTCTATAATACCGTAAATATATAGCCTACTGAACAAGGCTGCCTCACATTTTAATTGGAATTAGGCTATATGGATACtttcagaaaagaaaatttGCTCAGCCAATTTAAAACTCACTGAAGCTGCAGCCCGTGATCATCCTGCAAGGATTTATATGTGTTAAGGTTATTGTATTCTTGAACTCATCTTTTCCCATCTTATTCACTGTAATTCATCACTTTATCTGTCTGTATAAACAATGGGCTGCAGTGTTTTATGGGTCATTTAGTATTtttctagtattttttttatttgagttctgcattttatttcaaatttccTTTACTGATATCAGGGCGTGTAGTAAAGCTGCCTATTTATTTGCATGTGTCTATTTCAGTAGCATTGTGCAGCCTGTACTGCAAACGTGAATGCATTTTGATAAATATTATATGTTTCCCAATTTGCATTTGCTGCCTGctctcctcaaaaaaaaaaaaaaaaaagcttcaactTTCTCGGGCAAGGAGGTAGGACAATTGTGTAGAGTAGCCTGTAGATGTAGAGTTTGTTAGAGCttatgtgtctgtatgtgtgtgtgtgagttaaaTCTCCAAACCCCCACCCTGCCAGAGCATTAGAAGCTGGATTAAGCCTGCTGCAAAGTTTTGTGGGTAATAAGAGCTGACAGGTAGAGGGATGCCAGATGAACCCTGGTCAATCCAGCAGCAGCGTGGCCGGTGCTTTTCTGCATTCCTCTGACCACTTTAACAGTGCAGTGTGTTTATCTTGCATAAAGCAGGTGGAGGCTCACTGTCCTCGCCGCTCAGCATAGCAAACAGTCACTCTGTGGAGAAGCAGGTGTGGCGTAAGGTGTTGTAAAACctcaaaaacagcacaaaaacataaaattcagttcattttaaatagaTACACTTTCCACACTGAAAGATCCCAACAAACTGGCACTCACAGCTGTTGTGAGGATATCCTGTTTGACTCTATTGTTTACTAACCTCCAGCTTCAAACTGCCTCTGCAACCTGCCTGGACAGATGGAGGAGGGCATTTGTGAGGGTGTAAtgagatcagaggtcagagcTAATCATCGAAGGGTTTAGTCTACTACTACAAGAAAAGACAGGCGCTCATCATGCCATGCATTCAGAGAGCATCAAACatatacacagataaatgtgcTTTGAATTGTTTCCTGGTTATATTAACTCGTTAAAGATATTAAAACCTCATGATTTTGGGTGTTCCACTGTAATTTAAAAGTCACGGCATCATGACAGGAACAGAGATCACTCCCTCATGGTTTCCTTCAATTAGCATTTTAGTAAATTTCAGATTCTATTCTTTGCTACTTTTCACTTGACTTTAAAAGTTATTTATGTCTTCTTGTCAGAGCATTGTGACACGCTGGTCCTGGAACAGGTGGCTACTGTGTAAATTTGAGTTATTAAGTTAATTCCTCCGAGGACAAAGAAAATCTTACTGGCCTGCTTTGAGAAACCCTCTGTCTTCTCACAGCAGGGAGTCTGGAGTGTGTAATGTTATGAGATTAACATGCAGAGTATTTGTGCTGCCTCCACTTATATGTGTTAAAGTCAAAATACCAGCTTTCTCACTGTAACACCTGTGTGCTGGTTTTCCTTGTCCCAAAACAATGAAGTCAACCCGACTCTGCTCAGGAGCAGACAGTAGAGACACAACTGACAGCAaagcataaaataaatgaatagaaaataaacaacacgtgatgaatgcaaaaataatgagtatttaaatcagtaaatgTGATATTTCTTTAGTTCACAGTGGCTCGTTTCTGTAGTGAATGTTTTCCAGAGCAGAGTCTGACttttctccagcttcctctcttcttttgtTTGACTGCAAACCTGAGGCTTAGATTACACCGGAGTCCACGGCTCAGCTCCGAGGCCGTGACAAAAATGGAAAggacacagcagtgtgtgatggATTTGACTATGACTTATAATAAAATTAAGCAAAttaagaaaacacatttaaatattgtgTGTGATGATATGCAGGGTGCTGTGGAGCAACCGCAGCTGGAGCAGCTTCTATTGTGCTTCCCCGGCCCAGCGTTACTGAAGTACCTGCAGGAGAACAAAGAACTCTGCACCAGCATAATTAGGCAGAGGCTGCCACAAGGCTCTGCTGCACctaatttaaaaatgatttcaaaaaGAGGAAGCTTAAAAATTCAAGATTCAAAAAAATTCAAGCTTTTTTTTAGTCCTCAGTTCAAGCTTGTTGTTCCTCGTCTATTTTTATTGTACCTTTACAGAAACGATACCAGATCACTAGCTCGTTAGTTTTAATTAGACAATAGTCATTTTTGCAAGACTTTTGGTGATCAGTATAAGACTATACTGCTTTCTGCCCTAGCTGTCCAGCCTGTCCATAAGGGACCAGGAGGAGATGCGTTTTCCTTACGCCATGAGGGATCTGCCTCTTCTGTCTCACTCTGGTGAACTGCACCAGATACCAGGCCACCGTGAAACAGAAGGAAATGAGACTCCGACCAATGGGAGACACCACAGCCTTCCCGGGACTCCTTCTCTGGCCCGCACTATCCCCTTCCACCCTGGTGGCTCTCCAGCGGTCTCTCCCAGACAAAATTATGTGAGACTGGATCCGGAATTTCAGCATCTATCGCTGAGGAAGCAGATTGTCTCTCAGGTGTCTCTGGATTCTCCGCTCAGCCCCTCCATGCGTCCGCGTAGCCCCTGGGGACGCTTCGACCCCTATGACTCTCCTGAGGTGTGTTTTTTTGCTATGTTTTCTGTATACGTTTCTAAAGTTACACTAAAAGTTTGTTGCCCAGATCTCTGTGTACGTCTTAAAAACCTTACACCCACTTTCAGTATTGATTCCACAGTTTGCAACTCCTTCATTTGTCTTTCACAGTTAGTTAACACAGAGGTCAGACATCAATtttcacactaaaaaaaaaaaagtgttaagcCAGTGTGGTTATCACAGGTGTCTGGCCCTCGAAGTGCACCTTTGCTGAGCTCTAAAGCTGAGACGGTCTGTAGTTTCCTTTCCTGTCTGCTCACCCAGTCTGTTCACTGATGCTTCTGGGGCAGAGGGAAAACCAGGTCCCATGATGCTTTGCAGCCCAGGGTCGGACTGTGAGTTCAGTCATGGCTCATATAGTGACTACCATGTTGCAAGCACATaatacatgtttatttcttcagCACAAAAAGTGCTTATTGAAAATCAGCATTCAGCAAGCAAAACTAGAATTAAAAGCAATGCAAAAATTTAAGAGCTCaacagttaaaaagaaaacaagaggaaaaaaagtgaatttaaaccGACACAAATGAtaagaaaaatatacagaaagaaGTGCGATGAGTTATCAGTAAGGTTTGAAATGCTACAAAGGGGAAATCCAGGCATATCTGTGAGGGGACTGATCACCAGTCAGGACATGTCTGCGGCGGCCCTGATAGGTCAGagaaaacaccagcaaacagaaaaatactgcaaaaacacacaaaacacaacagaagtgtTTTTGTGATGGAGTAACTGCAGAAGCAGCAAGCTAACAGTAAATGTTATTTTCATTAAAGCAGGACATGTTTCATGTGTACGGtaagtttgtgttttctttctttaggaTCAGGACAAGGAGTACGTGGGTTTTGCCACATTACCAAATCAGGTCCATAGAAAAACAGTGAAGAAAGGTTTCACATTTACACTTATAGTCGCAGGTGAGTCCTCCCTTATGTCTTCATAAGTCCGATAGAGACTGTTATCCTGAAACGGACTATAATGTAATCAATCTTCTCAATCTCCTCTCCAGGGGAGTCCGGTCTCGGTAAATCCACACTCATTAACAGTTTGTTCCTCACGGACCTttacaaagacagaaaagttCCTAATGCTGAAGGTGAGATTTCgtttttcagtttctgtgtggaaaaaaactAAATCAGATGGTGCGTGCATGTTCATACGTGTCTTTGCACACGCTGTGCTTGCAGAGCGGATCAGTCGGACAGTCGCCATCATCAAACACACCATCGGCATCGAGGAGAAAGGGATCAAGCTGAGGCTCACCATCATAGACACACCGGGGTTTGGGGATGCCATCAACAACACAGAAAGGTGATCAGCTCCTCCTCAAAGAGGTTTGGTGCTTGAAATGTCTGAATTTAACTCGTGGTTTCACAAGCACGTGAAATACCGCTTTTCTTTCATGGCTCACGGTGGGCGCGTGCCACCAGGTTTTACTCGTTTATGTTTCTGCATCAGCTGGAGGCACGTAGAAGACTACATCGACCAGCAGTTTGAACAGTACTTCAGAGATGAGAGCGGGCTGAACAGAAGAAACATTCAGGACAACAGAGTCCACTGCTGCCTCTACTTCATCTCTCCATTCGGACACGGGTACGCTGACAAGCCAGACATAACAGCGTTGCAACAGTATCAGCTAAACTTTATTCAGCATCTTCTTTggcatgtttctgtgtgtggctGTTTTTCTCTTGTCAGCCTTCGGCCTCTGGATGTGGACTGTATGAGGGCATTGCATGAAAAAGTCAATATAATTCCTGTGTTGGCCAAAGCGGACAGCCTGACTCCAGCAGAGGTCTGCAGAAAGAAGATGAAGGTATCAGAGCTTAGTTAtaccaacatacacacacacagagccaccTCATTAGGTGCTGTTCAATCAGCTGATCATGTAAACATGATAAAGACAgcatgctgaagttcaaaccaaacatcagaatggggatgAAAGGTAAATTCAGTGACTTTAAACCTGGCTTGGTTGTTCTCCCTCacaaagagaaactatccagtgagcagcaggtctCTGGataaaatgccttgttgatgccagaggccagaggagaatggccagactgctttgagctggtaggaaggcaacagtaacgcAAAGAACCACTTATTACgaccaaggtgtgcagaagagcatctctgaatggaCAACATGTTGAACGTTGAAGCAGATGGACCACAGCAGCTGAAGACTGCACCGGGTGGCGCTCCTGTCAGCaaggaacaggaaactgaagctacagtttGCACAGGATCACCAAAATACAGATTGGAAAAACTTTGCCTGATTGAATCAGTCTTGATTTTTACTTcggcattcagatggtagggtcagaactTTGTATGAACAGGATGGattcatcctgccttgtattaacaaggctgctgctgctgctggtggtgtaatggtgtggggcatattttcttggcacagttCTGCTCTGATCCC
The window above is part of the Archocentrus centrarchus isolate MPI-CPG fArcCen1 chromosome 14, fArcCen1, whole genome shotgun sequence genome. Proteins encoded here:
- the LOC115792209 gene encoding septin-5-like, producing MEHMSSPVRFHSNKKASTFSGKELSSLSIRDQEEMRFPYAMRDLPLLSHSGELHQIPGHRETEGNETPTNGRHHSLPGTPSLARTIPFHPGGSPAVSPRQNYVRLDPEFQHLSLRKQIVSQVSLDSPLSPSMRPRSPWGRFDPYDSPEDQDKEYVGFATLPNQVHRKTVKKGFTFTLIVAGESGLGKSTLINSLFLTDLYKDRKVPNAEERISRTVAIIKHTIGIEEKGIKLRLTIIDTPGFGDAINNTESWRHVEDYIDQQFEQYFRDESGLNRRNIQDNRVHCCLYFISPFGHGLRPLDVDCMRALHEKVNIIPVLAKADSLTPAEVCRKKMKIREEIKQFGINIYQFPECDSDEDEDFKTQEQILKNSIPFAVIGSNVQVESKGRKFRGRVYPWGVVEVENPAHSDFLLLRNMLVRTHMQDLKDVTREIHYENYRAQCIQNMTRMVVLERKRSLREKYQDGSEADFPLPLAITDTEKERLIYEKDEELRKMQEVLERIQEQMQHSQRGGC